A genomic region of Eucalyptus grandis isolate ANBG69807.140 chromosome 5, ASM1654582v1, whole genome shotgun sequence contains the following coding sequences:
- the LOC104447528 gene encoding calcium-transporting ATPase 12, plasma membrane-type: protein MSQKSSAGDLDIKSQQENLLIDAGEAITRQWLKVFLVLKAKSILISKTNKTAIKACAVDNRDVESQQLVDDQDAELQQLARLYTGPIKNLHFLYSASEALQGSIQKIKKVLQGLVSTANNPVMQTQLDSTELLDTGKPELISELRLNCGDNNHEAADVVLQTENIARMMMEKDLTTLQDFGGVPGIAEALNSDVANGIPGHEEDLHCRRTALKPELEIHNRNFIHFLRKSCNSSTIFLLLLFAILSFAFGIMEKGLRTGWYEGALTLGAVILIVIVQSICEFRKESSRHLSRNLPWQNGETEVHVLRGGFCQNICISDVLSGDIVLLEKGDRVPADGLLIPSESLEVNDTADPTADPIINDQNPFLFYDSRVIDGTGKMLVTSVGADTKFGNLLSRAPLSKETKVEDQLHKLSTSIQIIGTVISIIIIAVLFLRFELKKNNDKSGLPDFKGKSHPLKGLNEAIKKVFLRSRGMLNTLTSSFTLLLVGIAEGLPLAITIAITCWNKRMLGDKAFAQEPLIAVTMASVTIICTDKTGGLTLNPQEVERCWIGEEVISQDSKISIHVLDAFYDGIGISSLLPENSRTSMDNSILSWAAEQLGFNMDIWKQRHSIIKFKQPTLNENIVAALIAKTGGNGPMYLHFRGHATTILNMCSQFYNIEGITRPMDRSEKINFEGRIEQMLSKGFESIAFACMQVDDSRFDEGNLTMLGLLGLKRTGWEDTREVIEECREAGIKVSLVSSEEVSTLKNIATAYGVIQPDSEALVITGEEFRNSSDDEKMNMATRFSVMGNSLPKDRLLLLKCLKNQGHKVAVVGNRTNDIPMLKAADVGLTLSTRSTDIARKSTDIVITEGNFTSILATIKCGRCIYSNMRKYIQFQLTMALAGSLIPLITNASHGNSPITTIQLQWAISVLTPLGGLALLMEPPCEMLMKKFTPGQDGRLITKAMWVNIFIQTAYQASLFATIQSKGPTMLRLNEKSIRTLIFNSFFLCQIFNKFNAREPKNKNIFRGVHRSKWFWVCIGAALLLQVAFLEIAHIIAGDSRLTCAEWGMCLLPGIISWCIDLAGKCIFLMIKSQVTKPLGSVFRDNRNLILADTEPAGDLELPLIQEVEGPTYQS from the exons ATGTCACAGAAGAGCTCTGCCGGTGACCTGGACATCAAGTCTCAGCAAGAGAACCTCCTCATTGATGCCGGTGAAGCCATAACGAGACAGTGGCTAAAGGTCTTCTTGGTCCTGAAGGCAAAGTCAATTCTCATTTCGAAAACAAATAAGACTGCGATTAAGGCATGTGCAGTTGACAATCGAGATGTCGAATCGCAGCAACTGGTTGACGATCAAGATGCCGAATTGCAGCAACTGGCTCGACTCTATACTGGCCCAATAAAAAACCTTCATTTCCTCTACTCGGCTTCAGAGGCTCTCCAGGGTTCaatccaaaagataaaaaaggttCTCCAGGGCCTCGTTTCGACAGCAAATAACCCTGTGATGCAGACACAACTTGAT AGCACAGAATTACTGGATACTGGGAAACCAGAGCTGATCAGTGAATTGCGCCTCAACTGCGGGGACAACAATCATGAAGCTGCTGATGTGGTGCTCCAAACTGAAAATATCGCTAGAATGATGATGGAAAAGGATTTGACTACCTTACAAGACTTTGGAGGTGTCCCAGGGATAGCAGAGGCTCTCAACAGTGATGTGGCGAATGGAATTCCAGGTCATGAGGAGGACCTCCATTGCCGACGCACTGCACTCAAACCCGAGTTGGAGATTCATAACAGAAACTTCATCCACTTTCTCAGGAAATCTTGCAACAGTAGCACCATTTTCCTCCTCCTGCTTTTTGCCATTCTGTCATTTGCCTTTGGGATCATGGAGAAAGGCCTGAGAACGGGTTGGTATGAAGGGGCTCTTACGTTAGGTGCTGTCATTCTAATCGTGATAGTCCAATCAATTTGTGAATTTCGGAAAGAAAGTTCGCGTCATCTGTCAAGAAACCTGCCTTGGCAAAATGGGGAAACGGAAGTTCATGTTTTAAGAGGGGGATTCTGTCAAAATATTTGCATCTCCGATGTCCTCTCAGGAGACATTGTGCTATTAGAGAAGGGAGACCGAGTTCCTGCTGATGGTCTGCTCATACCCTCTGAATCCTTGGAAGTAAATGACACAGCTGATCCCACAGCTGATCCCATCATCAATGATCAGAATCCGTTCTTGTTTTATGATTCCAGAGTAATTGATGGTACAGGCAAAATGCTGGTGACCTCTGTTGGTGCCGACACGAAGTTTGGCAATCTGTTGAGCAGAGCTCCACTAtcaaaagagacaaaagtagaGGATCAACTCCACAAGCTCAGCACTTCGATACAAATAATTGGTACCGTCATCTCAATAATCATCATTGCAGTGTTGTTTTTGCGGTTTGAGCTCAAGAAGAATAATGACAAGTCGGGCCTGCCAGATTTCAAAGGGAAGTCACATCCTCTAAAGGGATTAAATGAAGCTATAAAGAAAGTTTTCCTGAGATCACGAGGGATGTTAAATACGTTGACCTCTTCATTTACTTTGCTACTAGTTGGAATAGCTGAAGGACTACCGTTAGCAATCACTATTGCCATCACTTGCTGGAACAAGAGGATGCTAGGTGACAAGGCCTTCGCTCAAGAACCATTGATTGCTGTCACCATGGCATCGGTCACCATTATTTGCACCGACAAAACAGGGGGACTAACATTGAACCCACAAGAAGTTGAAAGGTGCTGGATCGGTGAAGAAGTTATCAGTCAAGATTCCAAGATATCCATTCATGTTCTGGACGCATTTTACGATGGAATTGGCATATCATCTTTATTACCAGAGAACAGCCGAACCTCAATGGATAACTCAATCCTTTCTTGGGCTGCCGAGCAATTGGGATTCAACATGGATATCTGGAAGCAACGTCACAGTATCATTAAGTTCAAACAGCCAACCCTCAATGAGAACATAGTCGCAGCATTGATTGCAAAGACTGGAGGTAACGGGCCTATGTACTTGCACTTCAGAGGACATGCaacaacaatattaaacatGTGTTCACAATTTTATAACATTGAAGGCATAACAAGGCCCATGGATAGAAGTGAAAAGATAAATTTTGAAGGCCGTATTGAGCAAATGCTGTCAAAAGGTTTTGAATCCATTGCATTTGCTTGTATGCAAGTTGATGACTCTAGGTTTGATGAAGGCAATCTAACAATGCTGGGACTGCTGGGGCTGAAGAGGACTGGCTGGGAAGATACAAGAGAGGTGATAGAAGAATGCAGAGAAGCCGGAATTAAAGTATCACTAGTATCGAGTGAGGAGGTTTCAACGCTTAAGAACATTGCTACAGCGTATGGAGTGATACAGCCTGATTCAGAAGCACTGGTCATAACAGGTGAAGAATTTCGGAATAGCTCTGATGATGAGAAAATGAATATGGCAACTAGATTTTCTGTGATGGGGAACTCCCTCCCGAAAGATCGGCTCCTTCTACTCAAATGCCTGAAAAATCAAGGACACAAAGTTGCAGTGGTCGGAAACAGAACAAATGACATTCCCATGCTAAAAGCTGCTGATGTGGGACTCACATTGTCTACTAGGAGCACTGACATTGCAAGAAAAAGCACTGACATTGTCATCACGGAAGGCAATTTCACATCCATTTTAGCCACAATTAAGTGTGGAAGATGCATATACAGTAACATGCGAAAGTACATCCAATTTCAGCTAACTATGGCCTTAGCCGGGTCGTTAATACCTTTAATCACAAATGCCTCTCATGGAAATTCGCCTATAACGACGATTCAGCTCCAATGGGCAATCTCAGTTTTGACTCCTCTAGGTGGTTTGGCTCTTTTGATGGAGCCGCCCTGTGAGATGCTCATGAAGAAATTCACACCGGGACAAGATGGACGACTCATCACCAAGGCTATGTGGgtgaatattttcatacaaaCAGCTTACCAGGCATCTCTTTTTGCAACCATACAGTCTAAAGGGCCTACAATGCTCAGGCTTAATGAGAAGTCAATTAGGACTCTGATATTCAACAGCTTTTTTCTATGCCAGATATTCAACAAGTTCAATGCACGAGAGCCTAAAAACAAGAACATCTTCAGAGGGGTCCATCGCAGTAAATGGTTTTGGGTGTGTATAGGTGCTGCTTTGTTGTTGCAGGTTGCATTTCTTGAGATTGCACATATTATCGCAGGTGATTCAAGATTGACATGTGCAGAATGGGGAATGTGTCTGCTTCCTGGGATAATCTCATGGTGCATTGACTTAGCTGGAAAGTGCATATTTCTCATGATTAAAAGTCAGGTGACAAAGCCACTGGGTTCAGTTTTCAGAGATAACAGAAACCTAATCTTGGCTGACACAGAACCTGCTGGCGATCTTGAGCTTCCACTCATTCAGGAAGTTGAAGGCCCAACATATCAGAGTTAA